actttgttattattattattattattattattattattattattattattattattattattattaattgtgcACGGTGACATAGTGGTTAACACCCCTGcgtcacagcaagaaggtcctgggtccAAGCCTCTAATGCacctgtaggagtgaatgttagtgattgcctgtgtgtgtgtgtgtgtgtgtgtgtgtgtgtgtgtgtgtgtgtgtgtgtgtgtgtgtgtgtgtgtgtgtgtgtgtgcgtgcgtgcgtgcgtgtgtgttgtcttgcgatggactggcgccatGTCCAGGTTGTACCCCCACCCTAGTgtccattgagagctggagataggcgccagcagacccctgcgacccaGAACAAAAAGATGGAGCAAACTGatgaaaaaatggatggataataataatgtatattcattttatttaaatgagcaatttcaacagcTAACAAGGTGTAATAACACCAAGCACTAAAATGGTTCACTACAGCCTATTTCTTCCTACATTTATGTAAATCAATGGCAAGTATAGATAAGACTATGGCAGAATCAGAATTCTCTGTTTTGTCGCAGAAGATTTTTATCATAATAACTTATCGCCTTTTGTCCAAGACGTTTGTAGtgtaagttgtcattttgtgtattgaagCCATCTGCTATGACATCccctatatttatttatgtgtattgtatatgtatttatcCATGTGTCACTCCTGTAGTGGCAAACTCTCAGACtaatgttcatgttttactgcagTAGAAATGAAGTCAGTTATTTTCTATCCACTTACGCTTTCTCTCCACATATGTCATCAAAGAAGGCGTTGCAGGCAAAAGTCACATGATGTGTGACAGCACCagagaaaaatgtctttatgtTATTGCCAAATGATGAGCTCAGAGTTCAGGATGTACAGACCACCCATACATGAGAAATCAAAGCTATCATCTTTACTGTCCCAAAGGTGCTTGACTTCCTCGCTTGGGTTTGTAATGTGTGGCTCCAAGCTTTGAATCCATGAATGCCTGCAGCACACACACCCCCGACCTGCTTTAGAAGGTTTCTATATTTGCAGGCGTTATATAAATAGTTGACATTAGTGTGTGATGCAGTAGCTACAGCTGGGGAACACAGACCAGCTGTAAACAGGAAACAAGTGATCTCCGCATCTCTCTCTCCTTTTTACTCTAATTCCCTCTCACACAacacatctctctctctctctctctctccttttccCTGCCTATCCATCTCTCTATCTGTCCTCCTGACTGCAGTCTGcatccactgctgctgctgctgctactgtaTAATTGGAGCGAGCTGGAGGAACAGATTTCTCTCTTTTGCCTCCACAATGATGAGACATCCTTCTGGAGCTGCTGCAGGGGTGGATTCTGCCTCCAGACTTCTACATTGCACTGTGTTCCCTCTTTGTTTGGACAGATAAGTAAGAGACAGAGAAAGAACCAGAAGAAAGGTTGGGGAAGAGGAGCAGTGGGTTGAAGGGTTTTTTGGAAAAAGATTGGAACTAAAGAAGGAGAGTGAGTGGCTCAAGGGGGATGAAGGCGAGGAGGTAGGCAGGGGCAGACAGGGGGAAAGTGAAGGCAGAGGGGGCTCCACTGCAGTACAATGACAGTCAAAGGGAAAGAAAAGAAGCATCAGAGCTGCCAGCCTTTCACACTTGCTGCTTTCTAAAGGAGAAAGCCAACGAAGCCACGGTGGAGgcgagaagaagaaggaggaggggggcgacggaggaggaggaagcCAGAGGTTCTACACACAAGATGGCTGCTGTGTCCTCTGCCTCTGACACTGGTAAGTGGGTTTTGTTTCATCATTCTCTGCACATCTTGCTGCATTACCCCCTGTTTATCCCACAGCATCCGGGATGCGAGCCCTTCAGGGTCGTCTGTTTGGAACAAACCACGACACACAGAGAAACTGTTGCTCACGTCAACtttctaaaattaaaaacacagagaGAACTCTCTGCAAAAGCAGAAAGAGATGAATGAACTATTCTCCTCAATCATCCACACACAGTTTGCATCactaatgaatgaataatttcGATATATCCATCACTTCACATTGTTGTCGCTTTGTTTAGATGAAGTCCACGATCCTTCCTCTCTGCCTCCAAAGGTTTTCAAAGGAATGAGATGAATGTAAGCAAAGTCATGCTGGGAGGGATTTTAGGCTCTACAACAATAATAAACGGAGACCCTGTGAGGGAAGAGTGAGAGTGGGGTTTCAAAAAGGGGAGATTTGCTGCAATAGAAATGTTATTATATCAAGAACCAGTTTGTGCTCAATGCTCTGAAGATCCATCCAACTTCTAAACCTGGATCACATTAAAGCCACTAAGGACGTAATTCAAGGTGCACCCTGGAGGGATTGCCAGTCCTTAGTATGgctaaaacaagaagacagcctgacacacacacacacaatcagacaATTGACCATAGAGAATGGACAAATGTAGCCTCTGAAGGGGGAGGTAATCAATCAGAATGTAAGATTCTACCAATTTAGTGAAAATACCAGGGTATCCTAGTCCTCCTAAGTACTATATGCAAGGTGCCAAAGCGCAGTATACACTCCTATCAGCCTTGGTTGTACTGTAGCAGATACTGACACCCCCTGGAAAAGTGGATTTTATAATGAAATTAATGACAGCATTGCGTCATTACAGCTGAGTCTACACCCACTTGTAATGTTTCCTATAGCTGGGTAAATGACTTGTACTTACTTCAGTTTGGTAGTTCATTTAAAGAAATACTCAGTATATGTGCAAATGAACATAATCTACTGGCTGAAACATGTGTCAAGCTCTTTGATTATTAGGGGCAAacatcatatttacatttgcaCTCCACTGATCGCaaaaaggcaggcatacactgtgcaatttttgacccattttgagccgattatCGACTCGTGCAACTatttgtgggatcgtgcgagtctctgctagatcgtgtgtcgtgcatagtgtagtatacttggggtcacgagaagcaattaacacctcacgaccagctcccgatcagcaatcgtagcaaacatgtttgaaatccagtcgctcctcgtgagggcatcgcacagttgaagcagtgccacggaccggcttaccgtaaacgctcacacCGTAGGACCTCTGTAAAATTGACAAACTGTCGTGCcgacgtctgtccagccagctcctggtccatcacgtctccgtcttttcttttttaaagctctttttgctgagatttgagtgtctctccacttccaggtttttcttcttccactGTTTCAATGGTgacgcttcagtgttcttcttctaatttgtacgttgcatttttGGAAACAAGACCcagacgtgtcgtgtatgaacgtaaagtgtgagcagtcagatcatgTCTGAGTGTTgttccgtacagtgtgagaacataaatctcgagctgcgcacattcgggctctgcacttgagtcgcacagtttgagctggagctgagtgcaacgattgaaaaactcgcacagtgtatcccagacTTAAGAAAGTTGTGATGGTTAGCTTTTTGAAACAATCAACTCATACTCCATGTATGACACGTTTTGATTGAGAAAGAGACAGTAAATAGGACTTTaagatgaaaaactaaattatacaTTGATAATAACAATTATTGCAAGATAAATTGTTGTCAAGTTAGCTCCTTTCTAACTTCTTCATGTTTTATAcctgatgatgtcattaaaATGTTAATTAGCATTGACATTATTTACCTGACCCAAGCAATTAATGTATAAAAAgtgtttagggttagggattaGGGCTAGGGACATCTCCTCAAGGGTTCAGAGTCACAGATCTCTGAGATGAAGAACAAATGCTCTGCTTACCAAACTTTTTACTGTTACTATTATTGCAAAACTTTTTTTGGTTTCTTAGGTCATTTCTTTCTCTGTTACAACAGGAGACTCCAGAAGCCGCCACCCTCCTGAGCGCAGGTTGCTGCTTTTAGGTGGCCCCCAGTCTGGTAAGACCTCCACAGCAAACAGCATTCTGGGAGATGAGTTTTTTGATGCTGGCACAGAGACTACCCACAGCAACGTAGGCCAGACAGAGATCTACGGCAGACGGGTCACTGTGGTCGACACCCCACCCTGGGCCATTCCCACTGAATCGGATAACGACACAGAAACAGATGAGAATGACAACACCGGCGCTGAGTCAGACACTCCAGCACAGCCCCCACCCAGCCTGGACAGTGAAGGACCATGTATGGGGGCAATCCTATGCCCGCCTGGACCCCACGCTATCCTCCTGGTGGTGTCGGTAACCCAGCCCTTTACTGACATACATCGGAAAGCTGCAGAGGAGCAGCTGGGGGCGCTGGGTGGTGGCACCTGGAGGTACTCCATGGTTGTTTTCACTGGTGTGGACAAGCTGTCCAAAGGTGTCTTCATTGAAGAGCACATAGCAAACACGGGAGAGGCCCTGCAGTGGTTGGTGGAGAGATGTGGTAGCAGGTACGATACCGAAGCACTTTGTTTCTCATCTGTCTCTAATTTCTGTCTTCGATTGTTCACCATATCTATTCTTATGTCTGTTTGCTGGTCTGTACTATATATGTTGAGCAGATACTTGGTGTCTCTTCTAACACTGTCCCATTGCTCCAAGATGTAGTTGAGTACAAGTGTCGAATGGATCAAAATTCTTCAACTGCACACAGTTTTAGGATTTTTGCAACTATAGATAACCTTTTGTGAAGAAAAAGTCAAGCTGTTACATTTTGACATAGCTCTGAGCAACTCAATAGTACATGGCGAGAGTTTCTGGTTATTAAGTACATCACAGTTTCTCAACCCTTTTAAGAGTTACTAAACCCAAAGGTTTTGGGTCTGTGGGCTtcttggagcagttaagacacgttCCGTATATAAATATTCAAAGAACAATCTGCTATGCTAACTATAGTAGCTACTCAATATTCACTGTAcctctattcacaattatctctcaatccaacctactcaaaACAGATTACAGAGTCAaaaggtgctagtttttataggaggggcgggccGTATGAAGCCTCCAAAACCATTCTCAGCGAATAGCAAAATCAGATAGAAATAGCCAGGTTTAATCTATAGAGGacactcttacattttttcaACACAATATGCCAAACTGAAATACTTTTCACCAGAAAAAAGTGGTGAAGGGATTCAGTTTTTCTTGAAGCATCAATTACCTCTTTCCACGCTCatggaaatatacaaaatgttcaATTTAATTTGAAGTCATGAATCCTTCTTGGAAGTGTAATTCTGACAGGTTAGATTTTACCAAAAAACACAGGCAATAGAATCTAAATATCCCTGATGACCTCTGTGATCCTCTCCCAGAAACCTGCAGAAACCCTTTGTAGAACAGTTTTTTCATCTTCAACTATTAATGCCTATTTTTGCTGTGGGCTTTCCCCCTGCAGGTACCATGCTTTTGATAACACACGAAAAGAGACTGAAGAAAACACGCAAGTACCTGAGCTGATGGagaaagtggaagaaatgaTAACTGACAACCAAGGTTTGATGTAGATCTTGTTCATTATTAACCAATATGCAGTTTGCGCTCCACAGCTTACTATGAACTGCTTGGTTGAATAATTGAATGCCACTTGTCTGCAGGCTGGTACTTTGAGGTcaatgaattgattttactaGAAGAAGAACAGGCTAGAAGAGCTCTGGAAGAAGAGAGGATGAGGATGGAAGAGCATGCTCGGCAGAGAGAGCAGATGATCGGTGGGCCTCCCAGAGGTAAGAGGCAGCTACGCATGTGTAAGTGTGTAAGTGGGTGAGTCATGCAGTGAAGGAGAGAGATGAGTGCACACACTGTTCCGGGGGAagcaaaagcaaacaaatctctGTTTCCTAATTAGCTTTCTGCTTGATAGCTGCACGCTTTTCATTATTCTCTGTTTGTCGTTCTCTCGTTGTGTCCGTTTCTTTTACGTGTCTAGAATTGAGGCTGCTGTTGCTAGGCTGGAAAGGAGTTGGAAAAAGCTCTGTGGGGAATTGCATTCTGGGTCGTCGATTCTTTGAATCGGGCCAGGAAACCGACCTGTGTCTCAGAAGGCAGGCACTCGTATCAGGTCGCCGTGTCACCATTGTGGACACCCCTGGCTGGGATTGGTTTTCAGTGAGGCGAACCCCAAAGCGTATCCGTCAGGAGTCCCAGCGCGGGGCAGCCCTTCTCCGGCCCGGGCCCCATACCTTGCTCCTGGTCCTCCCGGTCGTCTCATCCCTCACTGCCAGGAAGAGACGGACGCTCCTGGCGCACATAGAGACTCTGTTTGGGGACAGTGCGTGCCTCCACACCATGGTGTTGTTCAGCTGTGGTGATTGGCTGGGACGCACGCCCATTGAGGAACACATCCTCAGAGGAGGCAGAGAGCTGCAAAGACTGCTGGAGTACTGTGGGAACTATTACCATGTTTTGGACAGTAAGACACCTGGCAAGGACCGGAGCGTGTCCGTCCTCCTGGATAAGATAGAGGAAATGATCAGGGAGAATGGAGACAAGGCCTTTCTCCCTATACAGACGGAGTGGTGTAAGTCAAGTAGTTTTTCTCATAGATACAGTCTCCAACTTTTAAACAGCTCTTCTGTTCCTAAAGACTATCCCAAACATAACTTTTCTCTAAGCCATGATTAAATTTCCCGATCTGCAATGAAGCCACAAAGAAACAAGCAAACCCATTCCAAACTGTAAAGCTGATGGAGACGATAATCTTTTATTCGAAAAGTTTTCACATTGCATTTTGGGATATGGAATCCCGTgtatggatgcatagaagtgtttttactttattcttaaggctcaaacataagACCCCGCGCACAACAAACTCTGCAAGGACTGTCAGACCTCAGAGCTCACATACTTGGGCGCACCGCTGTGTAGTAGTTTCCCACAATTCTTAGCATTTCTCTGCAGTCGTTGTACTCCtgggatgtgttttaaaggtgttgggACTCGGTACTTTTGTAGcttgtctgccagtctctcctctaagctcgtgtccatgtctcctgctctgtttgtgGAATGCAGgttggtgttacatttaatgtgggtAGCTACAATACCgaacagtgttttgtgtgacaacAACTACGCAGACAGCTCTGCACGGTAGTAAGCTCTGAGCTTTGCAATTAATTGGCTCGCTCGAGTACGTTTCAGCCtttattgtgatttattgtcTTTTTCCACCAGTTGAAACTGTTTTGTTCTAATTAGTTCCCAGCATTCGTCGTGATATCACTTCACTCCCTGAGACATTCAACTTTGACCTAATGCAGATTTTTCCATGCGAgcccaaaaataaacatccgcTATAGTTTTCCCATAATCcagaaaagacaaagaaaaggtGTTGGAAATCAATTTGGTAGAGTTTTTGAGGGCAAACACTTCAAATCATGATAagattgaaataaaaacacttctctgCATCTACTCAAGTTACCATCTACCAAGAAAAGTTACTGAAGATGAACCCCTCCTCACCCAAATTGGCATTTTCACCATGAGTTTTTCTCACAACACAATTTTTACTGCGTATCCATTAGGCAATTGTGCCATATCATGGTTTTTAGGACCAGCTTATGTACTACTAAATTCAGAGCTGAGCAGTACCCAGAATGAGATGAAGGACATTAGAGCGCCCTGATCTGTACATGGGCTTTCCTTATGCACCGTCATCTTGTCATCCTATCTCTTCAGATATTGCAGTTTTTTCTGTATCCTTTGATTTCGCTGCCTTGCAgaatgtttgttctttttttttatcctgcaatCAGGCTACAGAGCAAGAAACAAGCAAATCCATATcaaagtttattaaaatatCTGTACTTGTGACATATTTAGAAGATTCTATGTGCAGCAATAGACTTCCTGCACTAATATATATTGGGATTTGTGGCCTGCTTGATTGACACTCATGTAACAAAATTCATTAGAAGCATACTTTGAAAAATGCCCAAGcaaatagcaaaaatacaacATCTTGTTGTTTGATGTCCTGTACTAATTCTCTAGCCTAATGCACACTTTGTTGCTTTTTCACAGTAAGCGAGGAGAGCTCCTACTCTTCAGACAACACGGAGCCAGAGGACGACTGTCGAGGATGTCAGCTCCAGTGAATTAACAGAACTTAAAAGGGAATTATGTCTTTAAAAAGCCCAAACATCCTCTCATGCAACTCAAACCTCATCAAGATCTTCCTCTCTAGTGCTGAGGGGTTTCAGGGAAAGCATAAGGAGTCCCAAGACATGAAGAAACCAAACTCACTGTCAGAACCCAAGGCTGGAGAGTGACTGTTCAAAACAGGCTCTTTAAACacaaaatagggaaaaaaaccCAGGAGACTTCAGCTTGACCTCTGCTAAGCCCATTAGCATGTCCACAGACttcacctgctgctgctgctcctgagCCCAGGATTCAATCTCATCCTAAATCTATGTCCAGTCCACGCTGATGAGCCTTTTTCTACAAGTTTGATGATATATTATCCCagtttgttcaaaaaaaaaaaagttggatgAACCAGTCAGGTGTGAGGGGCAACTTAATGTCTGCAGCAAATCAGATTAAACTACTAATAATCGGTTTACTGATAAAATATTGAAACAACAGACAAGTTATCGAGTGTTActcaaaaatatcaatatatttttatatagtttttgttcacgttttttttcttccttcaaTTAGTCAGAGTCGAGCAGGGTTGgggtttatttcatttttcagttacgattacgtttttaattacccatgttcaattacaattcaattacaattacagcgaccagcattttttcccattacaattacattacaattactaaagttcaaatgcaattaatcacaattcatGAGCCTGAACTaattaacctaataaaagttaaccttcctcttgatAAAGCTTTTTGTTAGCGTCGCTAATGATAATgggttctaaatcagctgtaaaatacactaaaaacaaatatcaatcatcaattttttttcccccctataTATTCCTAAtctatgaaaatataggtttttgatatttttggtgtgggcatctgagcattttttgtgtcagtatacccctgtatttaaaaaatgctaaaatgtgggaaagcttgatatgcaacatattttaataactgttaactaaatatgtaaattataattgaaaatttttatgtatttttcatgacaattacaattacagtcatttatctgaactcaattacaatttaattacaattacgatagcaacagtttttttaatttcaagtaattatgccataattgtaattcattagcaattacaattgaccccaactctggagtctagttattgtcagttaaaaaacattttgataaaaagaaatgaacacgCGCTGCAGGCTTGAGTCCCATATTACTGAAAATGATTTACACAGAGGCTGTCCTTGCACTTCAATGGTTATGCTGGATTCATTCGCTGGTTGAAATAAAGCTGTAAAGCAGCTCCAGCACAGACAGGGAACAGCAGCACCATTCCCAGAAGCCTGGGCTAACATTGCTTTGCTCTCCGTGCTCCTGTTTCCAGTGCGTATAATGACATGGTGGATTCAGCAAAGAGCCTCAGCATCAAAGCATATAAGAGTAGGTGTGCGTCCCTGCTTCTGTAGGGTTAGCATTTGGTCAGCTCCATCAAGCTTTAGCATGTAATGGAAACAACATAACCCCATGAAGCATTTGAGCTCACGTGGGCTTTTACCTCCTCTCAACTTTTTCTACATTCTCAAGACTTCCTGCCCTGACAACAGTAGtggcatttatatatatacaaatagtCAGCTGTCAGAGGCATGTTTAAGACACAGCATGCAGATACATGAGTGCCTATAGAGTTAAAGGCCACATCACGTCTTTATTCCTCTGACTCTTGTTTGAACATTAAATCTCTGGTACACCATCAAACCTTCTACCTTTACAGCtgcaaaaagatttaaaaaacagaggaacaaaaacaaaaaaaaaacaaaaagccagGCCTTGAAAGGTACTAATAACAGCATTCATACGTGACCGACATCACTACCGTGTTGTAAAACGTGTCTTTATTCAAAACAGAAACCCTGACACTGGTCCTTCTATGTTTTACTGACTGTGCTTAAAATAGTGATGTAGGCTACGCAGCACTCGATGTGACACGCATGACTTTAACACTGGATATCAGGATCACACAGACATTGGTGTGGAGTGACGCTCCACCTGTGACTATGTTGTAAATGCATTGTATACTTACTGAGTGGAACATGGAGAGTTATTTTGCACTGTAGGTTCAACCACCTCACTGTAGACAAGGTGACGTTACTAACTGTGTAGGCATAACTATATGGTGGTTGCTTCATCAGTACTTTGTTAATTCTCAGACAACAATAAAGGCTATATGAATACATTGTTGGGTGTAATGCCTGTTATTATTCCTATAATCAAAAAAGCAGCCAAGAGACCAAAATGCTAACAGTGGAGTAGCTAATGGTTGACGAGAATTGATTTAAAACTATggtaacaaaacagaaacattttggCGTCTTTACAACCCAATCCAATATTACAGTATCTACACCTTTAAAATACATACAGGCATGGAGGTTTGCATTTTCAGCTCTCAATCATCTTAGCATCAATGTGTCACAAGTTGGGGTTGTGGATGAGGAGGACCCAAGCGCAAAGGCAGAAACAAGCTGCAGACAGGCGTAGCGTTCATTCAGAGTCCATtttattgacaaaaaacaaaatccattattattcagaatcagctttGTCATTGCACGTTACAGAgcaacagagcaacaaaatttcatttcagttttgtCCCGTCCAAAGAAACATGAGAAGACAATCACAtgatataacatgggaggacaagaacgggagaactgtgggtcgcaaTGGGTGGCGCCCCGTATTTAGATTAAAAGTGGgagaattatgttgaataaaacataatgcgGCTAAAAATGTCTGTCGCTTTTTCTTGAACGttagtgtgttttatgtcagttataatctgataatatggcttacatctaataaaaaatgggttttagattatttaaagttgttcaaggcatattattgcattaacTTACATGATCTGTCCCTTGTCGATCATTCTGAGTTTCCGTAAGCACTCAGGCGTGCATgtacctttaaatgttgtcgccgcaaggaatagtgggtcagcattatgtggtcttgtttggtaaaggatgcatcagtgtttcctaggctaaaggaggttgtaaaggaagcattgaacctcctttcctcagcttaaagagaacttgaaCGCTTTTGATCATGGCCACCTCTTAGACACTttcgggggtgaaggaacagtgtataggaaaggagataggaggg
The Gouania willdenowi chromosome 8, fGouWil2.1, whole genome shotgun sequence genome window above contains:
- the LOC114468055 gene encoding GTPase IMAP family member 8 → MAAVSSASDTGDSRSRHPPERRLLLLGGPQSGKTSTANSILGDEFFDAGTETTHSNVGQTEIYGRRVTVVDTPPWAIPTESDNDTETDENDNTGAESDTPAQPPPSLDSEGPCMGAILCPPGPHAILLVVSVTQPFTDIHRKAAEEQLGALGGGTWRYSMVVFTGVDKLSKGVFIEEHIANTGEALQWLVERCGSRYHAFDNTRKETEENTQVPELMEKVEEMITDNQGWYFEVNELILLEEEQARRALEEERMRMEEHARQREQMIGGPPRELRLLLLGWKGVGKSSVGNCILGRRFFESGQETDLCLRRQALVSGRRVTIVDTPGWDWFSVRRTPKRIRQESQRGAALLRPGPHTLLLVLPVVSSLTARKRRTLLAHIETLFGDSACLHTMVLFSCGDWLGRTPIEEHILRGGRELQRLLEYCGNYYHVLDSKTPGKDRSVSVLLDKIEEMIRENGDKAFLPIQTEWLSEESSYSSDNTEPEDDCRGCQLQ